A portion of the Cryptomeria japonica chromosome 5, Sugi_1.0, whole genome shotgun sequence genome contains these proteins:
- the LOC131032790 gene encoding protein SMALL AUXIN UP-REGULATED RNA 12 — MARRKGNTQVLIVKHIIRVLCRHANSIKADGYALFSGRRRSFSSRNEFLSRSRGSLPADVPKGHCAVYVGGEQSRYIIPTKYLNHPLFRELLDKAEEEYGFDHQMGLTVPCEEVAFQYLTSMLRKMV; from the coding sequence ATGGCAAGGAGAAAGGGAAATACCCAAGTCCTTATTGTGAAGCACATAATCAGAGTCCTCTGTAGGCATGCCAATTCCATTAAAGCAGATGGATATGCTCTTTTTTCAGGGAGAAGGAGAAGTTTCAGCTCAAGAAATGAGTTCTTGAGCAGATCGCGTGGTAGCCTCCCTGCCGATGTGCCAAAGGGACACTGTGCAGTTTATGTTGGTGGCGAACAATCTAGGTATATTATCCCCACAAAGTATTTGAATCATCCTCTGTTCAGGGAATTGCTAGATAAGGCCGAAGAAGAGTATGGGTTTGATCACCAGATGGGACTTACAGTTCCCTGTGAGGAGGTGGCTTTCCAGTACCTGACATCCATGCTGCGGAAAATGGTGTAG